The Gemmatimonadota bacterium genome has a segment encoding these proteins:
- a CDS encoding PD40 domain-containing protein: protein MTRAVRVATRLLVAALLLPQLTAGQTPPRAGLPLQAARRLTYTATRGSWISVDVSPDGQRIVLDFLGDIYTIPIAGGSATRLTSGLAHDAQPRFSPDGRRIAFLSDRSGGDNLWVMGADGRDTVQLSKTSDDMYVSPEWTPDGKYLAVTRSGQGAPKIFFYHVDGGAGVQVIREPAPLSAIGATFSPDGRNMWYATRQATWTYNAIFPQYQLAQYDRQLGTATTMTARYGSAFRPAVSPDGKWLAYGSRYEEKTGLRLRELATGEERWLAYPIQRDNQESMLEIDALPGYDFTPDSRAIVMSYGGEIWRVPVDGSAPSKIPFSIDVDVAIGPEVKFQYPIEDTPTIVASQIRDGVPSPDGRRLAFSAFGDLWVMDLPSGTPRRVVGSAEGEHHPAWSPDGQWIAYVTWTTTGGHIHKVRSDGTGQPVRLTNETATYYATQWAPDGGRIVAMQADARELRDALQRFGGGQAARFVWVSADGGPVTRIRGAGGLGDPHFTSDATRIHAYGGGEGLVSFRWDGTDLRQHVRVTGQAGPGGGQAPSASTVRMAPRGDLALAQVGSDFYTVVVPQVGGPVPVISVANPDNAATPVRKLSDIGGEFPAWQSNGRVVHWSIGNALVTYDLDRAQAVDDSVRTARRAAAADTTRRTARDSAAAYKPTEVRVQVTGNRDTPRGAVVLRGARVITMRGTEVLAGADVVVRDNRIVGVGRRGSVPVPAGARIIDVRGKTIVPGFVDTHAHFRHSPDIHTVQPWALLANLAYGVTTTRDPQTGSTDVLSYADRVTVGELVGPRIYSTGPGIFAGERIRSLEQARNVLKRYSEYYDTKTIKMYGAGNRQIRQWIMMAARELKLMPTTEAGLAFRTNITMALDGYAGIEHNLPITPLFDDVLKLFATSGTVSTPTLLVTYGGPWAENWYYTRENPNKDPKLRRFTPDDDLDAKTRRRGTGAGGSPGPAGWFMDEEFHFKEHAKVIRDLVAAGGKAGIGSHGQLQGLGYHWELWTVASGGLSNHDALRVATLMGATALGLERDLGSVEPGKLADLVVLDADPLVNIRNTNTVRWVMRNGRLYDGNTLDEVWPRQRALPPQPWRQPAPQVNAGVR from the coding sequence ATGACTCGCGCTGTTCGCGTCGCTACTCGCTTGTTGGTTGCCGCGCTTCTCCTGCCACAGCTCACGGCGGGCCAGACGCCGCCGCGCGCGGGTTTGCCGCTCCAGGCGGCACGGCGCCTGACGTACACCGCCACCCGGGGCTCATGGATCTCGGTCGACGTGAGCCCGGATGGCCAGCGTATCGTCCTGGACTTCCTCGGCGACATCTACACCATTCCGATCGCCGGCGGGTCGGCCACGCGCCTGACGAGTGGATTGGCGCACGACGCACAGCCGCGGTTCAGTCCCGACGGCCGACGCATCGCGTTCCTCAGCGACCGCAGCGGTGGCGACAACCTCTGGGTCATGGGCGCCGACGGTCGCGACACCGTGCAGCTGTCGAAGACCTCCGACGACATGTACGTGTCACCAGAGTGGACGCCGGATGGCAAGTACCTGGCCGTGACGCGCTCGGGGCAGGGCGCCCCGAAGATCTTCTTCTATCACGTGGACGGTGGGGCGGGGGTGCAGGTCATCCGCGAGCCGGCCCCGCTGTCGGCCATTGGGGCGACCTTCTCGCCCGACGGCCGCAACATGTGGTACGCAACCCGACAGGCGACGTGGACCTACAACGCCATCTTTCCGCAATACCAGCTGGCGCAGTACGATCGGCAGCTGGGCACGGCGACGACGATGACGGCGCGGTATGGGTCCGCCTTCCGACCGGCCGTCTCCCCGGACGGCAAGTGGCTCGCCTACGGCAGCCGGTACGAGGAGAAGACCGGCTTGCGTCTGCGCGAGCTGGCGACGGGAGAGGAACGGTGGCTCGCGTACCCGATCCAGCGCGACAACCAGGAGTCGATGCTCGAGATTGATGCGTTGCCCGGTTACGACTTCACGCCGGACAGCCGGGCGATCGTGATGAGCTATGGTGGCGAGATCTGGCGTGTGCCGGTGGACGGCTCGGCGCCGTCGAAGATTCCGTTCTCGATTGACGTCGACGTGGCCATTGGGCCGGAGGTGAAGTTCCAGTACCCGATCGAGGACACGCCGACGATCGTCGCGTCGCAGATCCGCGACGGGGTGCCGTCGCCCGATGGGCGGCGGCTGGCCTTCTCAGCGTTCGGCGACCTGTGGGTGATGGACCTGCCTTCGGGCACGCCGCGTCGCGTGGTCGGGAGCGCGGAAGGCGAACATCATCCGGCGTGGTCGCCGGATGGGCAGTGGATCGCCTACGTCACCTGGACGACGACCGGTGGTCACATCCACAAGGTCCGGTCCGACGGTACGGGCCAGCCGGTCCGTCTGACCAACGAGACGGCAACCTATTATGCGACGCAGTGGGCCCCAGATGGGGGCCGCATCGTCGCCATGCAGGCGGATGCGCGGGAACTTCGCGATGCGCTGCAGCGCTTTGGAGGCGGGCAGGCGGCGCGCTTTGTATGGGTAAGTGCCGATGGCGGTCCGGTGACGCGCATTCGGGGGGCCGGCGGGCTGGGCGACCCCCACTTCACCAGCGACGCGACGCGGATCCATGCCTATGGCGGCGGTGAGGGGTTGGTCTCGTTCCGGTGGGACGGGACCGACCTTCGGCAGCATGTGCGGGTGACCGGCCAGGCCGGCCCTGGCGGCGGGCAAGCCCCGAGCGCCTCTACCGTACGGATGGCGCCACGCGGCGATCTCGCCCTCGCCCAGGTCGGGTCGGACTTCTACACGGTGGTGGTGCCGCAAGTGGGTGGACCGGTCCCGGTGATCTCGGTGGCCAACCCCGACAATGCAGCCACGCCGGTCCGCAAGCTCTCGGACATTGGCGGGGAGTTTCCGGCGTGGCAGTCCAATGGCCGTGTGGTGCATTGGTCGATTGGCAATGCGCTGGTGACGTATGACCTGGATCGTGCGCAGGCCGTTGATGACTCGGTGCGGACGGCGCGACGGGCGGCGGCGGCCGACACGACGCGGCGCACGGCACGTGATTCCGCCGCGGCCTACAAGCCCACAGAAGTTCGCGTCCAGGTGACGGGGAATCGGGACACCCCGCGTGGGGCCGTCGTGTTGCGTGGGGCACGCGTGATCACGATGCGGGGCACCGAGGTGCTGGCCGGAGCGGACGTGGTCGTGCGCGACAACCGCATCGTGGGCGTCGGGCGCCGCGGGAGTGTGCCAGTGCCCGCGGGCGCGCGCATCATCGATGTGCGTGGCAAGACGATCGTGCCGGGCTTCGTGGACACCCATGCGCACTTTCGGCACTCGCCAGACATCCACACGGTGCAGCCGTGGGCGTTGCTGGCCAACCTGGCCTATGGCGTGACGACGACGCGCGATCCCCAGACCGGGTCGACCGACGTGCTGTCGTATGCCGATCGCGTCACGGTAGGTGAGCTGGTGGGTCCGCGGATCTACTCGACCGGGCCGGGGATCTTCGCCGGTGAACGCATCCGCTCGTTGGAGCAGGCGCGGAACGTCCTCAAGAGATATAGCGAGTACTACGACACGAAGACGATCAAGATGTACGGCGCGGGCAACCGGCAGATCCGCCAGTGGATCATGATGGCGGCGCGCGAGCTCAAGTTGATGCCGACCACCGAGGCGGGGCTGGCCTTCCGCACCAACATCACGATGGCGCTCGACGGGTATGCGGGGATCGAGCACAACCTCCCGATCACGCCGTTGTTCGACGATGTCCTCAAGTTGTTCGCCACGTCGGGCACCGTGTCGACCCCGACCCTGCTGGTGACCTATGGTGGGCCGTGGGCCGAGAACTGGTACTACACGCGCGAGAACCCCAACAAGGATCCCAAGCTGCGTCGCTTTACGCCGGATGATGACCTGGACGCGAAGACGCGGCGTCGAGGCACCGGCGCCGGGGGCTCACCAGGCCCGGCGGGGTGGTTCATGGACGAGGAGTTCCATTTCAAGGAACACGCGAAGGTCATCCGCGACCTGGTGGCCGCGGGCGGCAAGGCGGGGATCGGGAGCCATGGGCAGCTGCAGGGGCTCGGGTATCACTGGGAGCTCTGGACGGTGGCATCTGGTGGTTTGTCCAACCACGATGCCCTCCGGGTGGCCACGCTCATGGGGGCCACGGCCCTCGGCCTCGAGCGCGACCTTGGCTCCGTCGAACCGGGGAAGCTGGCCGACCTGGTCGTGCTGGACGCGGATCCGCTGGTCAACATTCGCAATACCAACACCGTGCGGTGGGTGATGCGGAATGGACGGCTCTACGACGGCAACACGCTGGACGAGGTGTGGCCGCGTCAGCGGGCCCTGCCGCCGCAGCCCTGGCGGCAGCCGGCACCACAGGTCAACGCGGGGGTCCGGTAG
- the rho gene encoding transcription termination factor Rho has product MDIAELKRKSIPDLQSLATELQVGETIGLRKQDLIFRIEQRLLDQQVPLHSEGVLEIMDEGFGFLRSQDWSYLHGPDDIYVSPSQIKRFDLRTGDTIRGEVRPPKQWEKYLALLKVDTVNGDVPDPSAPRLTFENLKPRYPDQRLRLEDGDLSMRVVDLVAPIGKGQRGLIVAPPRAGKTILLQKMANAIVTNHPEVCLIVLLIDERPEEVTDFLENVPGAEVVASTFDEPSERHVAVGEMVIEKAKRLVEAGRDVVILLDSITRLARAHNAVLPQSGRIMSGGLDASAMQKPKKFFGSARKIEDGGSLTIVATALVETGSRMDEVIFEEFKGTGNMELVLSREIGNKRIYPAIDINKSGTRREELLLDREEMNRVYLLRTFLGDMPSDEAITFLTKQLARAKTNREFFVQMAQG; this is encoded by the coding sequence GTGGATATTGCCGAGCTCAAGCGGAAGTCCATTCCCGACCTTCAGTCGCTGGCGACAGAGCTGCAGGTCGGGGAGACCATCGGGCTGCGAAAGCAGGACCTGATCTTCCGGATCGAGCAAAGGCTGCTCGACCAACAGGTCCCCCTCCATTCCGAAGGCGTCCTCGAGATCATGGACGAAGGCTTCGGATTTCTCCGAAGCCAGGATTGGAGCTACCTCCACGGCCCCGACGACATCTACGTCTCGCCGTCGCAGATCAAGCGTTTCGACCTGCGTACCGGTGACACGATTCGCGGGGAAGTGCGGCCGCCCAAGCAGTGGGAGAAGTACCTCGCCCTGCTCAAGGTCGACACGGTCAATGGTGACGTGCCCGACCCGTCGGCCCCGCGGCTGACGTTCGAGAACCTCAAGCCGCGGTATCCAGACCAGCGCTTGCGCCTGGAAGACGGGGATCTGTCGATGCGCGTGGTCGACCTGGTCGCGCCAATCGGCAAGGGGCAACGGGGCCTGATCGTGGCCCCCCCGCGGGCGGGCAAGACCATCCTATTGCAGAAGATGGCGAATGCCATCGTGACGAATCATCCGGAGGTGTGCCTCATCGTGTTGCTCATCGACGAGCGACCGGAAGAGGTCACCGACTTCCTCGAGAATGTCCCCGGGGCAGAAGTCGTCGCGTCGACCTTCGATGAGCCATCCGAACGGCATGTCGCGGTTGGGGAGATGGTCATCGAGAAGGCCAAGCGGCTGGTGGAAGCCGGCCGCGACGTGGTCATCCTGCTGGACTCCATCACCCGGCTCGCGCGCGCCCACAACGCCGTGTTGCCCCAGTCCGGGCGCATCATGTCCGGGGGCCTCGATGCTTCCGCCATGCAAAAGCCCAAGAAGTTCTTTGGCTCGGCGCGCAAGATCGAGGACGGTGGGTCGCTCACGATCGTGGCCACTGCGCTCGTCGAAACCGGGTCGCGGATGGACGAGGTGATCTTCGAGGAGTTCAAGGGGACCGGCAACATGGAGTTGGTGTTGAGCCGCGAAATCGGCAACAAGCGCATCTATCCGGCCATCGACATCAACAAGTCCGGCACCCGGCGCGAGGAGCTGCTGCTCGATCGCGAAGAGATGAACCGCGTCTACCTGCTCCGCACCTTCCTCGGCGACATGCCGTCCGACGAAGCGATCACATTCCTCACCAAGCAGCTGGCCCGCGCGAAGACCAACCGGGAGTTCTTCGTGCAGATGGCCCAGGGGTGA
- a CDS encoding STAS domain-containing protein, with product MVTVRDLVPKLATTLQGYSRPQLASDLLAGTIVGIVALPLAIAFAIASGVTPQAGLITAIIAGFLISALGGSRVQIGGPTGAFVVIIYGIVQEYGIDGLRVATTLAGLMLIAMGIARMGLVIKFIPQPLITGFTSGIAVIIALGQVKDALGLSMGPVPAEFFAKVEAYAQNVGSTNPWAIGITCLAGAILLLWPRISRRIPAPLVALIVTTVVVQAFQLPVETIGSRFGALTLELPMPRPPAITLSEATRLISPAFALALLGAIESLLSAVVADGMIGSRHRSNMELVAQGIANVASATFGGIPATGAIARTATNIKNGARTPVAGMWHAVVLLLITVLFGRWASLIPLATLAAILLLVAYHMSEWQNFVDDLRAPRADVAVLLVSFLLTVVVDLTVAIEVGMVLASFLFMYRMADTTGVNPMRRALQDEAAGSDRELSAVAIPDGVEVFEVSGAFFFGAAERFKDTLAQVARRPKVLIIRMREVTLLDATALRALRDVVRRSRAERILVLVAEVHAQPRLALERSALWPELGGDAVFLTLEDALDHARHWIAGRTPTPLATPVTGPR from the coding sequence ATTGTCACGGTGCGCGACCTCGTCCCGAAACTCGCGACGACCCTGCAGGGGTACTCACGCCCCCAACTCGCCAGCGACCTTCTGGCCGGCACGATCGTGGGTATCGTGGCCCTGCCGCTGGCCATTGCCTTCGCCATTGCCAGTGGGGTGACGCCCCAGGCCGGCCTGATCACCGCCATCATCGCCGGCTTCCTGATCTCCGCCCTCGGTGGATCGCGGGTGCAGATCGGGGGGCCGACCGGCGCCTTTGTCGTGATCATCTACGGCATCGTACAGGAGTACGGGATCGACGGACTGCGCGTGGCCACCACGCTGGCCGGGTTGATGCTCATCGCCATGGGCATCGCGCGGATGGGGCTGGTCATCAAGTTCATCCCGCAGCCGCTCATCACGGGCTTCACGTCGGGGATCGCGGTGATCATTGCCCTCGGCCAGGTGAAGGACGCCCTCGGCCTCTCGATGGGCCCCGTGCCGGCGGAGTTCTTCGCCAAGGTGGAGGCCTACGCTCAGAATGTCGGCTCGACCAACCCGTGGGCTATCGGAATCACGTGCCTCGCCGGTGCCATCCTCCTGCTGTGGCCGCGCATCAGTCGCCGGATCCCTGCCCCGTTGGTCGCGTTGATCGTCACGACCGTGGTTGTTCAGGCGTTCCAGCTCCCGGTGGAGACCATCGGGTCCCGCTTTGGCGCGTTGACCCTTGAGCTGCCGATGCCGCGGCCGCCAGCCATCACCCTGTCGGAAGCCACCCGCCTCATCTCGCCAGCCTTTGCCCTCGCCCTGCTGGGAGCCATCGAATCGCTCCTCTCCGCCGTCGTCGCCGATGGGATGATCGGCTCACGCCATCGATCCAACATGGAACTTGTCGCCCAAGGGATCGCGAACGTGGCGTCGGCCACCTTCGGCGGGATCCCGGCGACCGGGGCCATCGCACGGACGGCGACAAACATCAAGAACGGCGCGCGAACGCCCGTCGCAGGGATGTGGCACGCGGTGGTCCTCCTCCTCATCACAGTCCTCTTTGGCCGGTGGGCCTCCTTGATCCCTCTGGCGACCCTCGCCGCCATCCTGCTCCTCGTCGCGTACCACATGAGCGAGTGGCAGAACTTCGTCGATGACCTGCGCGCGCCACGGGCCGACGTCGCCGTCCTGTTGGTGTCATTCCTGTTGACCGTGGTGGTCGACCTCACGGTGGCGATCGAGGTCGGGATGGTCCTGGCCTCGTTCCTGTTCATGTACCGGATGGCGGATACCACCGGAGTGAACCCGATGCGGCGCGCCTTGCAGGACGAGGCCGCGGGCAGTGACCGCGAGCTGTCCGCCGTGGCGATACCGGACGGGGTTGAGGTCTTCGAAGTAAGCGGAGCCTTCTTCTTCGGGGCCGCTGAACGTTTCAAGGACACATTGGCACAGGTGGCGCGCCGTCCGAAGGTCCTGATCATCCGCATGCGCGAGGTCACGCTGCTCGACGCCACCGCCCTGCGTGCGCTACGAGATGTCGTCCGTCGCAGTCGCGCCGAACGGATCCTGGTCCTCGTCGCGGAGGTGCATGCGCAGCCCCGGCTGGCCCTCGAGCGCTCGGCACTATGGCCTGAGCTTGGCGGCGACGCAGTCTTCCTGACGCTGGAGGATGCGCTGGACCACGCCCGGCACTGGATCGCGGGGCGCACGCCAACCCCACTGGCGACCCCGGTCACGGGGCCGCGTTAG
- a CDS encoding OmpA family protein: MAKGGGKTIIIKKIKKGGHGHHGGSWKVAYADFVTAMMAFFMVMWILGMDENTKKAIEGYFSNPIGFKKGYSSGSSPLASGSSPASVQREAMQVALRSLEERRFEEIKRVLTGKMDSIAGDGLMTSNIEITITNAGLRIEMLENSRGNTFFEVGSASMKDIGATALGVIAGQLNEMDNPMVIEGHTDARPYGRVDYTNWELSGDRANAARRILERSGIPPARIVEVNGLADRQLKYPGDPQNPSNRRISILLPYTTVPEPRSVDALRSQIEGAARDSAIRDAAPATGPPR, from the coding sequence GTGGCCAAGGGTGGCGGCAAGACCATCATCATCAAGAAGATCAAGAAGGGCGGCCATGGCCACCACGGCGGCTCCTGGAAGGTGGCCTACGCCGACTTCGTGACCGCCATGATGGCCTTCTTCATGGTGATGTGGATCCTCGGCATGGACGAGAACACCAAGAAGGCGATCGAGGGGTACTTCTCCAACCCGATCGGCTTTAAGAAGGGGTACTCGTCCGGCTCGAGTCCGCTGGCCAGTGGATCATCCCCGGCCTCCGTGCAGCGCGAGGCGATGCAGGTCGCCCTGCGCTCGCTCGAGGAACGCCGTTTTGAGGAGATCAAGCGCGTGCTCACCGGCAAGATGGACTCGATCGCCGGCGACGGGCTCATGACCTCCAACATCGAGATCACGATCACCAACGCGGGGCTGCGGATCGAGATGCTGGAGAACTCGCGCGGCAACACCTTCTTCGAGGTGGGTTCCGCCAGCATGAAGGACATCGGCGCCACGGCCCTCGGCGTCATCGCCGGCCAGCTGAACGAGATGGACAACCCAATGGTGATCGAGGGGCACACCGACGCGCGCCCCTACGGCCGGGTGGACTACACCAACTGGGAGTTGTCGGGCGACCGCGCCAACGCGGCGCGGCGGATCCTTGAGCGCAGCGGCATCCCGCCGGCGCGGATCGTCGAGGTCAATGGCCTCGCGGACCGCCAGCTCAAGTACCCGGGCGACCCGCAGAATCCCTCGAACCGGCGGATCTCGATCCTCCTCCCCTACACCACGGTGCCGGAGCCGCGCTCGGTGGATGCGTTGCGGAGCCAGATCGAAGGCGCGGCCCGCGACAGTGCGATCCGCGATGCCGCGCCCGCTACCGGACCCCCGCGTTGA
- the motA gene encoding flagellar motor stator protein MotA, with product MFQIIGLVVVLGSVIAGYVLHHGKLAVLWQPTEFIIIGGAGIGAFILANPPTVIKQSISASIAALKPNPFTKKSYGELLQVLFEVFQTARKDGLIALEPHIEDPKKSAIFSKYKGFLHHHHAVVFLCDTLKVLLTGAVEDHHLAEILDLDLERHHEEEHQVPNAITLMGDAMPGFGIVAAVLGVVITMGSIGGAASEIGNKVAAALVGTFLGILLAYGMIGPFAKSVEARQRAEGQYMACIRTALLSFARGDAPMTCVEFARRNIEPADRPSFAELEGLTRKKAA from the coding sequence GTGTTCCAGATCATCGGCCTCGTGGTCGTCCTCGGCTCCGTCATTGCGGGGTACGTGCTGCACCACGGCAAGCTCGCGGTGCTCTGGCAACCAACCGAGTTCATCATTATCGGCGGCGCCGGCATCGGTGCGTTCATCCTGGCCAACCCGCCGACGGTCATCAAGCAGTCCATTTCGGCCTCCATCGCCGCCCTCAAGCCGAATCCCTTTACTAAGAAGTCGTACGGGGAGTTGCTGCAGGTCCTGTTCGAGGTCTTCCAGACGGCGCGCAAGGACGGCCTGATCGCCCTGGAACCCCACATCGAGGACCCGAAGAAGAGTGCGATCTTCTCGAAGTACAAGGGATTCCTGCATCACCACCACGCGGTCGTATTCCTCTGCGATACACTCAAGGTGTTGTTGACGGGTGCCGTCGAGGATCATCACCTGGCGGAGATCCTCGACCTGGACCTCGAGCGACACCACGAGGAAGAGCACCAGGTCCCCAATGCCATCACCCTGATGGGCGACGCGATGCCGGGCTTCGGGATCGTCGCCGCCGTGCTCGGCGTGGTCATCACGATGGGCTCGATCGGTGGCGCGGCATCGGAAATCGGCAACAAAGTCGCCGCGGCCCTCGTGGGAACGTTCCTGGGCATTCTCCTCGCCTACGGGATGATCGGCCCGTTTGCCAAGTCCGTCGAGGCGCGCCAGCGCGCCGAGGGACAGTACATGGCCTGCATCCGCACGGCGCTCCTCTCGTTTGCACGCGGCGACGCGCCGATGACCTGCGTCGAGTTTGCCCGTCGCAACATCGAACCCGCAGACCGGCCCTCGTTCGCCGAGTTGGAAGGGCTGACGCGCAAGAAGGCAGCGTAA
- the mltG gene encoding endolytic transglycosylase MltG, whose translation MTRRAGLGAITIGMLLACSGDPTPRRIVVPSGASFRVAAESLHARGVIRFPRLFMRYAAWTGRDRRIKAGTYELTARQSWGEVLDALQSGRGLLRIITIPEGWNLFRIAPQLARVLEVPIDSVQAAVADTALRRRLDVPTPTIEGYLFPDTYAFSPGTSAREAVRHMVERFESVWKTEWDERGRAMAMTRHDLLTLASIIETEARVPEERPIISAVYHNRLKIGMRLQADPTVQYALGRHVGRVLYKDLEIDSPYNTYRNSGLPPGPIASPGAPSMAAAANPAKVPWLYFVAHPDGHHEFRETFSEHTQAIRAVRRAAAQAERR comes from the coding sequence GTGACGCGGCGGGCGGGCCTGGGGGCGATCACCATCGGGATGCTGTTGGCGTGTAGCGGTGATCCCACCCCGCGTCGCATCGTGGTCCCCTCGGGCGCGTCGTTTCGGGTGGCCGCCGAGTCGCTCCATGCGCGGGGCGTCATCCGCTTCCCGCGGCTCTTCATGCGATATGCGGCGTGGACCGGGCGTGATCGCCGCATCAAGGCAGGGACGTACGAACTCACCGCACGGCAGTCCTGGGGTGAGGTGCTCGATGCCCTGCAATCCGGGCGCGGGCTGCTCCGGATCATCACGATACCCGAGGGGTGGAACCTCTTTCGGATCGCCCCGCAACTCGCGCGCGTGCTCGAGGTGCCGATCGATTCGGTGCAGGCCGCGGTCGCCGACACCGCACTCCGGCGTCGCCTCGACGTGCCGACGCCAACCATTGAGGGATACCTCTTTCCGGACACCTACGCCTTCTCGCCTGGCACGAGCGCACGAGAGGCGGTACGCCACATGGTCGAGCGCTTCGAGTCCGTGTGGAAGACCGAGTGGGATGAGCGCGGCCGTGCCATGGCGATGACCCGGCATGACCTGCTCACCCTCGCCAGCATCATCGAAACCGAGGCCCGGGTCCCCGAAGAGCGGCCAATCATCTCGGCCGTCTACCACAATCGACTGAAGATCGGCATGCGCTTGCAGGCCGATCCGACGGTGCAGTACGCGCTCGGTCGACATGTCGGCCGCGTCCTCTACAAGGACCTGGAGATCGACTCACCGTACAACACCTATCGGAACTCGGGGCTCCCCCCAGGACCCATTGCTTCGCCTGGTGCGCCGAGCATGGCGGCCGCCGCCAACCCCGCGAAGGTGCCGTGGCTCTACTTCGTCGCCCACCCCGATGGGCACCACGAGTTCCGCGAGACCTTCAGTGAGCACACCCAGGCGATTCGCGCGGTGCGGCGCGCCGCCGCGCAGGCAGAGCGCCGCTAG
- a CDS encoding HDOD domain-containing protein encodes MKTASVEASPCYDVFVARQPIFEADGRLAAYELLYRRSGEHTTADALSAETMAAEVLVQTFLNMGLDKVTGEARAFLNFTRDMLLQGVFGLFDPRQVVIEVLETVTPDDEVLATIETMVKNGYTVALDDFEYSPAWDRFLPHVGIVKVDVLERPFADLEVLVGQLRPFGVTLLAERVETREVEAKCKALGFTLFQGYYYQRPEILVKREMQAGQLTILRLMNLLRDADSPDSRLEEAFRGDVSLTMKLLRTVNSAAMGGRGIESIRHAVRMVGRSELHKWLALLLVSSVASRGGMDLEVVRAALARARFAEMIGLQKGDRRASESLFMVGLFSLLEAALRLPLAEILEKIDLAEEIKRALLVRSGPYAGPLSLVESYEKATWDVVTAEAQAINVDPALLGDMYLAALLWARERLTDA; translated from the coding sequence GTGAAGACTGCCTCCGTCGAGGCCTCTCCCTGCTACGACGTCTTCGTCGCCCGGCAGCCGATTTTTGAGGCGGACGGTCGCCTCGCGGCGTACGAGCTGCTGTACCGGCGCTCGGGCGAGCACACGACCGCCGATGCACTCTCGGCTGAAACCATGGCTGCGGAGGTCCTGGTCCAGACCTTCCTGAACATGGGACTGGACAAGGTGACCGGCGAAGCACGCGCCTTCCTGAACTTCACGCGCGACATGCTCCTGCAGGGAGTGTTCGGCCTCTTTGATCCTCGCCAGGTGGTGATCGAGGTCCTCGAGACGGTCACCCCGGACGACGAGGTGCTGGCCACGATCGAGACCATGGTGAAGAATGGCTACACGGTGGCGCTGGACGACTTCGAGTATTCGCCGGCGTGGGACCGCTTCCTCCCGCACGTCGGGATCGTGAAGGTCGATGTGCTTGAACGGCCGTTCGCCGACCTGGAGGTGTTGGTCGGGCAACTTCGACCCTTTGGAGTGACGCTCCTCGCCGAACGTGTCGAGACGCGCGAGGTGGAGGCCAAGTGCAAGGCACTGGGCTTCACCCTCTTCCAGGGGTACTACTACCAGCGCCCCGAAATCCTCGTCAAGCGGGAAATGCAGGCGGGGCAGTTGACGATCCTCCGCCTGATGAACCTGCTCCGGGACGCCGATTCACCCGACAGCCGGCTCGAGGAAGCGTTTCGGGGTGACGTCTCCCTGACCATGAAGTTGTTGCGCACCGTGAACTCCGCCGCGATGGGAGGGCGCGGGATCGAGTCGATCCGGCACGCCGTGCGGATGGTGGGGCGGTCGGAGCTGCACAAGTGGCTGGCCCTCCTCCTGGTGTCCTCCGTGGCGAGCCGTGGCGGGATGGACCTCGAGGTGGTGCGGGCCGCGCTGGCGCGGGCGCGCTTTGCCGAGATGATCGGGTTGCAGAAGGGCGACCGACGGGCGAGCGAGTCGCTGTTCATGGTGGGGCTGTTTTCGCTGCTGGAGGCGGCGCTGCGGCTGCCGCTGGCCGAGATTCTCGAGAAGATCGACCTGGCGGAGGAGATCAAGCGTGCGCTGCTGGTTCGCAGCGGTCCCTACGCCGGTCCCCTGTCCCTGGTCGAGAGCTACGAGAAGGCCACCTGGGACGTAGTGACAGCCGAGGCGCAGGCAATCAACGTGGATCCCGCCCTGCTTGGCGACATGTATCTGGCTGCATTGCTCTGGGCGCGTGAGCGCCTGACGGACGCGTAG
- the ruvX gene encoding Holliday junction resolvase RuvX has product MSAGSGPGRVLAIDYGERRIGLAISDPSRTIATPAGFILRRAGKRPPVAELVRQFQALDATDIVLGLPLDGDGNDTPRALEVREIARTLGERTGAAVRLVDERFTTAAALRAIRELGGSTEGRKGDVDALAATVLLQHALSFADREVPE; this is encoded by the coding sequence ATGTCGGCGGGCTCCGGGCCGGGACGCGTCCTGGCCATCGATTACGGCGAGCGACGCATCGGCCTCGCCATCTCCGACCCGTCACGCACGATCGCCACGCCCGCCGGGTTCATCCTTCGCCGCGCGGGCAAGCGCCCACCAGTAGCCGAGCTGGTCCGGCAATTTCAGGCGCTCGACGCCACCGACATCGTGCTGGGGCTCCCGCTGGACGGCGACGGGAACGACACGCCCCGCGCCCTCGAGGTCCGCGAGATCGCCCGCACGCTGGGGGAGCGGACCGGTGCGGCCGTACGTCTCGTGGACGAGCGCTTCACCACGGCCGCCGCGCTCCGCGCGATCCGGGAGTTGGGCGGCAGCACGGAGGGCCGCAAGGGCGACGTGGATGCCCTCGCCGCCACGGTCCTGTTGCAACACGCCCTGTCGTTCGCGGACCGGGAGGTCCCCGAGTGA